One Orcinus orca chromosome 7, mOrcOrc1.1, whole genome shotgun sequence genomic window carries:
- the RBM45 gene encoding RNA-binding protein 45 isoform X2 → MDEAGSCASGGGFRPGVDSLDEPPNSRIFLVISKYTPESVLRERFSPFGEIQDIWVVRDKHTKESKGIAFVKFARSSQACRAMEEMHGQCLSPSDTKPIKVFIAQSRSSGSHRDVEDEELTRIFVMIPKSYTEEDLREKFKVYGDIEYCSIIKNKVTGESKGLGYVRYLKPSQAAQAIENCDRSFRAILAEPKNKASESSEQDYYSNMRQETLGHEPRVNMFPFEQQSEFSSFDKNDNRGQESISKRLSVVSRVPFTEEQLFSIFDIVPGLEYCEVQRDPYSNYGHGVVQYFNVASAIYAKYKLHGFQYPPGNRIGVSFIDDGSNASDLLRKMATQMVAAQLASMVWNNPSQQQFLQFGGSSGSQLPQIQTDVVLPSCKKKAPPETPVKERLFIVFNPHPLPLDVLEDIFCRFGNLIEVYLVSGKNVGYAKYADRVSANDAITTLHGKILNGVRLKVMLADSPREESNKRQRTY, encoded by the exons ATGGACGAAGCTGGGAGCTGTGCGAGCGGCGGAGGCTTCCGCCCGGGCGTGGACAGCCTGGACGAGCCGCCCAACAGCCGCATCTTCTTGGTGATCAGCAAGTACACGCCCGAGTCGGTGCTGAGGGAGCGCTTCTCGCCCTTCGGGGAGATCCAAGACATCTGGGTGGTGCGGGACAAGCACACCAAAGAGTCCAAGGGCATTGCATTCGTCAAGTTTGCCCGCAGCTCGCAGGCCTGCAGGGCCATGGAGGAGATGCACGGCCAGTGCCTTAGCCCCAGCGACACCAAGCCCATCAAG gtTTTCATTGCTCAGTCCAGATCATCTGGAAGTCACCGAGATGTTGAAGATGAAGAACTTACAAGAATATTTGTTATGATACCAAAGTCCTACACAGAAGAAGATCTACGGGAAAAATTTAAG GTGTATGGAGATATCGAGTATTGCAGCATTATTAAGAATAAAGTAACTGGAGAAAGTAAAGGCTTGGGCTATGTTCGATACTTAAAACCATCACAGGCTGCCCAAGCAATAGAAAACTGTGATCGAA GTTTTAGGGCAATCTTGGCTGAACCTAAAAATAAAGCATCTGAATCCTCAGAACAAGATTATTATAGTAATATGAGGCAGGAGACTTTGGGACATGAACCTAGAGTGAATATGTTTCCATTTG AACAACAATCTGAATTTTCAAGTTTTGACAAGAATGACAACAGAGGCCAGGAATCCATCTCCAAACGCCTGTCAGTTGTATCAAGAGTTCCTTTCACTGAAGAGCAGCTTTTCAGCATTTTTGATATAGTACCAGGGTTGGAATACTGTGAAGTTCAACGAGATCCGTATTCTAATTATG gTCATGGAGTGGTTCAGTATTTTAATGTAGCATCTGCTATTTATGCAAAATACAAGTTACATGGATTTCAGTATCCTCCTGGGAATCGGATAGGTGTTTCCTTCATTGATGATGGGAGTAATGCATCAGA TCTCCTTAGAAAAATGGCAACGCAGATGGTAGCTGCACAGCTTGCATCAATGGTGTGGAATAACCCAAGTCAGCAGCAATTTCTG CAATTTGGAGGAAGTTCTGGATCACAGCTGCCTCAAATCCAGACAGATGTTGTACTTCCGTCATGCAAAAAAAAAGCCCCTCCTGAAACTCCGGTGAAAGAAAGACTTTTTATCGTGTTTAATCCACATCCTTTACCTTTAGATGTACTAGAGGATATATTCTG TCGTTTTGGTAACCTGATCGAAGTTTACCTTGTGTCAGGAAAAAATGTGGGGTATGCCAAGTATGCAGATAGAGTAAGTGCTAATGATGCCATTACTACTTTACATGGAAAGATCCTGAATGGAGTCAGACTTAAAGTTATGCTGGCAGACTCCCCAAGAGAAGAATCTAACAAACGACAAAGAACTTACTGA
- the RBM45 gene encoding RNA-binding protein 45 isoform X1, with protein sequence MDEAGSCASGGGFRPGVDSLDEPPNSRIFLVISKYTPESVLRERFSPFGEIQDIWVVRDKHTKESKGIAFVKFARSSQACRAMEEMHGQCLSPSDTKPIKVFIAQSRSSGSHRDVEDEELTRIFVMIPKSYTEEDLREKFKVYGDIEYCSIIKNKVTGESKGLGYVRYLKPSQAAQAIENCDRSFRAILAEPKNKASESSEQDYYSNMRQETLGHEPRVNMFPFVGEQQSEFSSFDKNDNRGQESISKRLSVVSRVPFTEEQLFSIFDIVPGLEYCEVQRDPYSNYGHGVVQYFNVASAIYAKYKLHGFQYPPGNRIGVSFIDDGSNASDLLRKMATQMVAAQLASMVWNNPSQQQFLQFGGSSGSQLPQIQTDVVLPSCKKKAPPETPVKERLFIVFNPHPLPLDVLEDIFCRFGNLIEVYLVSGKNVGYAKYADRVSANDAITTLHGKILNGVRLKVMLADSPREESNKRQRTY encoded by the exons ATGGACGAAGCTGGGAGCTGTGCGAGCGGCGGAGGCTTCCGCCCGGGCGTGGACAGCCTGGACGAGCCGCCCAACAGCCGCATCTTCTTGGTGATCAGCAAGTACACGCCCGAGTCGGTGCTGAGGGAGCGCTTCTCGCCCTTCGGGGAGATCCAAGACATCTGGGTGGTGCGGGACAAGCACACCAAAGAGTCCAAGGGCATTGCATTCGTCAAGTTTGCCCGCAGCTCGCAGGCCTGCAGGGCCATGGAGGAGATGCACGGCCAGTGCCTTAGCCCCAGCGACACCAAGCCCATCAAG gtTTTCATTGCTCAGTCCAGATCATCTGGAAGTCACCGAGATGTTGAAGATGAAGAACTTACAAGAATATTTGTTATGATACCAAAGTCCTACACAGAAGAAGATCTACGGGAAAAATTTAAG GTGTATGGAGATATCGAGTATTGCAGCATTATTAAGAATAAAGTAACTGGAGAAAGTAAAGGCTTGGGCTATGTTCGATACTTAAAACCATCACAGGCTGCCCAAGCAATAGAAAACTGTGATCGAA GTTTTAGGGCAATCTTGGCTGAACCTAAAAATAAAGCATCTGAATCCTCAGAACAAGATTATTATAGTAATATGAGGCAGGAGACTTTGGGACATGAACCTAGAGTGAATATGTTTCCATTT gtTGGAGAACAACAATCTGAATTTTCAAGTTTTGACAAGAATGACAACAGAGGCCAGGAATCCATCTCCAAACGCCTGTCAGTTGTATCAAGAGTTCCTTTCACTGAAGAGCAGCTTTTCAGCATTTTTGATATAGTACCAGGGTTGGAATACTGTGAAGTTCAACGAGATCCGTATTCTAATTATG gTCATGGAGTGGTTCAGTATTTTAATGTAGCATCTGCTATTTATGCAAAATACAAGTTACATGGATTTCAGTATCCTCCTGGGAATCGGATAGGTGTTTCCTTCATTGATGATGGGAGTAATGCATCAGA TCTCCTTAGAAAAATGGCAACGCAGATGGTAGCTGCACAGCTTGCATCAATGGTGTGGAATAACCCAAGTCAGCAGCAATTTCTG CAATTTGGAGGAAGTTCTGGATCACAGCTGCCTCAAATCCAGACAGATGTTGTACTTCCGTCATGCAAAAAAAAAGCCCCTCCTGAAACTCCGGTGAAAGAAAGACTTTTTATCGTGTTTAATCCACATCCTTTACCTTTAGATGTACTAGAGGATATATTCTG TCGTTTTGGTAACCTGATCGAAGTTTACCTTGTGTCAGGAAAAAATGTGGGGTATGCCAAGTATGCAGATAGAGTAAGTGCTAATGATGCCATTACTACTTTACATGGAAAGATCCTGAATGGAGTCAGACTTAAAGTTATGCTGGCAGACTCCCCAAGAGAAGAATCTAACAAACGACAAAGAACTTACTGA